A genomic region of Trichothermofontia sichuanensis B231 contains the following coding sequences:
- the ureA gene encoding urease subunit gamma, producing the protein MQLTPQEKDKLLIFTAGLLAERRKARGLKLNYPEAVAYLSAAILEGAREGRSVAELMSYGTTLLTKDDVMDGIAEMLPEVQVEATFPDGTKLVTVHNPIR; encoded by the coding sequence ATGCAACTAACTCCCCAGGAAAAGGATAAATTACTCATTTTTACCGCTGGCCTGCTGGCGGAGCGGCGGAAAGCGCGCGGGTTGAAGCTGAACTATCCAGAGGCAGTGGCCTACCTATCGGCAGCAATCCTGGAAGGGGCACGGGAGGGGCGATCGGTCGCCGAACTGATGAGCTATGGCACCACCCTCCTGACCAAGGATGACGTCATGGATGGGATTGCGGAAATGCTGCCTGAAGTGCAGGTGGAAGCGACCTTCCCCGATGGGACCAAATTAGTAACGGTCCATAATCCGATTCGTTGA
- a CDS encoding GNAT family N-acetyltransferase: MLRKPPHPDYRFTWVNRMAEIPQSAWDALAIPLPTPFLEWQWLNNLETSGSATARTGWLPNHLTVWRDRTLVAAAPLYLKGHSYGEFVFDHQWADLAYRLGIQYYPKLLGMTPFTPAIGYRFLIAPSEDEAELTALMLNEIDHFCDRNQISSCNFLFVDPDWQPFAEQAGCLPWLHYSYIWQNQGYETFDDYLHSFNANQRRNIKRERKAVAQAGLQIKTLLGEQISHALFPKIYHFYSNTCDKFMWGSKYLTRHFFEQLYPNYRDRVLLVVASEETDPHHVIGMSFCITKGDRLYGRYWGSDREIDCLHFDACYYTPIDWAISNGIQLFDPGAGGQHKKRRGFLATPNYSLHRFYHNRMQQILKAYIHEINGMEQQEIDAINRDLPFRQVPDS; this comes from the coding sequence ATGCTGCGTAAACCTCCCCATCCTGACTATCGTTTTACCTGGGTTAACCGGATGGCTGAGATCCCTCAATCTGCTTGGGATGCCCTAGCCATACCCCTTCCAACCCCATTTCTGGAGTGGCAATGGTTGAATAATCTCGAAACTTCTGGTAGTGCCACGGCGCGGACAGGTTGGTTACCCAACCATCTAACTGTTTGGCGCGATCGCACCCTGGTCGCCGCCGCGCCTCTGTACCTTAAGGGCCATAGTTATGGGGAATTCGTCTTTGATCACCAGTGGGCCGATCTGGCCTATCGCTTAGGTATTCAATACTATCCCAAACTTTTAGGGATGACCCCCTTCACCCCGGCGATCGGCTATCGGTTCTTAATCGCTCCAAGTGAGGATGAAGCTGAATTAACAGCCCTGATGTTGAACGAGATTGATCATTTTTGCGATCGCAACCAGATCAGTAGTTGTAATTTTTTATTCGTCGATCCGGACTGGCAACCCTTCGCTGAACAAGCCGGTTGTTTACCCTGGTTACATTATAGTTATATCTGGCAGAATCAGGGCTATGAAACTTTTGATGACTATTTACATAGTTTCAATGCTAATCAACGTCGTAATATCAAACGCGAACGCAAAGCAGTTGCACAAGCAGGACTTCAAATAAAAACGCTGCTAGGTGAGCAAATCTCCCATGCCCTTTTCCCAAAAATTTATCATTTCTATAGCAATACTTGTGACAAGTTTATGTGGGGGAGTAAATATCTCACGCGTCATTTTTTTGAACAACTCTATCCCAATTACCGCGATCGCGTCTTACTGGTTGTAGCCTCAGAAGAGACTGATCCACATCATGTCATTGGGATGTCTTTTTGTATTACCAAGGGCGATCGCTTGTATGGTCGGTATTGGGGGAGCGATCGGGAAATTGATTGTCTGCATTTTGACGCCTGTTACTACACACCCATTGATTGGGCGATTAGCAACGGTATTCAGCTTTTTGATCCTGGTGCAGGAGGCCAGCATAAAAAACGCCGTGGTTTCCTGGCAACTCCCAACTACAGTTTGCATCGCTTTTATCACAATCGGATGCAGCAAATTCTCAAAGCCTATATTCATGAAATTAATGGGATGGAGCAACAGGAAATTGACGCAATCAATCGGGATCTCCCCTTCCGACAAGTCCCGGATTCTTGA
- a CDS encoding Arm DNA-binding domain-containing protein: protein MVSKATATQSRAKKGSVGVEAVQGKLRLRLPRSLYGGKHKYLTLGLDDNAINRKKAELTASTIELDILNNAFDFTLAKYKPQKNKTRDDKPDTPLDLSEHWDRYTNYRRSQINEDNLWLDN from the coding sequence ATGGTGAGTAAAGCGACTGCTACCCAATCCCGCGCTAAGAAAGGATCTGTCGGTGTAGAAGCAGTTCAGGGAAAGTTACGACTTCGGTTACCGCGATCGCTGTATGGTGGCAAGCATAAATACCTAACGCTAGGATTGGATGACAACGCGATCAATCGGAAAAAAGCAGAGTTGACCGCTAGTACAATTGAGCTAGACATCCTGAACAATGCGTTCGACTTCACCCTAGCCAAGTACAAACCTCAGAAAAACAAGACTAGGGATGATAAACCCGACACTCCCTTAGATCTGTCTGAACACTGGGACCGTTACACCAATTACCGTAGAAGCCAGATTAACGAGGACAATTTATGGCTCGACAATTGA
- a CDS encoding cofactor assembly of complex C subunit B has translation MITTPLASTLLLTLLMAIGLFFFIRASVKDRTESETLLSTQPEDALLTQLEQYFTTRAYRIVQLDPAKKQVTFSGVVAPSLGLAIFLSLLAAIGLLCLALVMSMALPQVGSLWWSLVLLAPIAGQFYWQKAKRSEQVQVRIESLTALPTGQQSAVTIVAHRDELITLRNTLPLQPHAN, from the coding sequence ATGATAACGACCCCCCTGGCTTCGACTTTGTTGTTAACCCTACTGATGGCGATCGGCCTGTTTTTTTTCATCCGGGCCTCGGTCAAGGATCGCACGGAATCTGAAACCTTGCTATCGACCCAACCAGAAGACGCCCTCCTTACCCAACTAGAGCAGTATTTCACGACACGGGCCTATCGTATTGTTCAACTAGACCCAGCAAAAAAGCAGGTCACCTTCAGCGGTGTCGTTGCCCCTAGCCTGGGGTTGGCAATCTTTTTGTCCTTGTTGGCGGCGATCGGGTTGCTTTGTCTGGCCCTAGTGATGTCGATGGCGCTGCCCCAAGTCGGTTCGCTGTGGTGGAGCTTAGTCCTATTGGCCCCGATCGCAGGCCAGTTCTATTGGCAAAAGGCCAAACGTTCAGAGCAGGTGCAGGTTCGGATAGAATCCTTAACCGCGCTCCCGACAGGTCAGCAAAGTGCAGTCACGATCGTGGCTCACCGGGACGAACTCATCACCCTCCGCAACACCTTACCTCTGCAACCCCATGCCAATTAA
- a CDS encoding iron uptake porin: MMTSKFLRNSLLAAPALLGASLALSTTALANETPTEGTILVPTVETAAPLEVAQALPTLSTDTVVAQPRVEPVAQLDTSTLDQVRTYSREGQGRQGIGQVTSVTQLSDVKPTDWAFQALQSLVEKYGCIVGYPDGTYRGQRALTRYEFAAGLNACMDRVNELIAAATADLATKEDLAVLQKLQEEFAAELATLRGRVDNLEARTAQLEATQFSTTTKLRGEAIFGLSNAFGDGKAYPPLDQAADFGFESNDLNRRSVNDNTVFSNRLRLGLATTFTGEDLLWTRLDAGNTNDFLRATGTPMATLSYAYDNGNDIQLGQLYYKFPMGDRVQVTIGTAGLDFDDISPTTFNPIYGDGINAISRFADRNPFVYRAGTGSNAGAGVNFWFGKDRKVALTAAYLASDAGNPADKNGLFNGDNTIVGQLMFAPSESLELGFAYTHSYYPGGDLPGLSALTGSWNANAPFGRSATSMNTYNGMLNWRISPKFAFGGWVGFGDAHNQSGASRNADLWTWAAVLAFPDLGKEGNLGGLVIGMPPKVSYNDRSRFEDEDTSLHIEGFYKFQVNDFIAITPGVYVITNPNHNSNNDTVWVGTLRTTFQF; encoded by the coding sequence ATGATGACGTCCAAGTTTTTAAGAAATTCGCTGCTGGCGGCCCCTGCTCTTCTCGGTGCTAGCCTGGCACTGTCGACGACGGCCTTGGCCAACGAAACTCCTACCGAAGGGACAATCCTGGTTCCGACGGTTGAAACGGCTGCTCCTCTGGAAGTAGCCCAAGCCTTACCCACCCTGTCTACAGATACTGTGGTTGCCCAGCCCAGAGTTGAGCCGGTTGCCCAACTGGACACCTCAACCCTTGACCAAGTTCGGACCTACAGCCGCGAAGGTCAGGGCCGGCAAGGTATTGGCCAGGTTACCTCGGTTACCCAATTATCGGATGTTAAACCGACTGACTGGGCTTTCCAAGCGTTGCAGTCCCTGGTTGAAAAGTATGGCTGTATTGTGGGTTATCCCGATGGCACCTATCGCGGTCAGCGAGCGCTCACCCGGTATGAATTTGCCGCTGGTCTGAACGCCTGTATGGATCGGGTCAATGAATTGATTGCGGCTGCTACCGCTGACTTGGCTACTAAGGAAGATCTGGCGGTCCTGCAAAAACTGCAAGAAGAGTTTGCCGCTGAACTGGCTACCCTGCGCGGTCGGGTTGACAACTTGGAAGCGCGGACTGCCCAATTGGAAGCAACCCAATTCTCCACCACCACCAAGCTACGGGGGGAAGCCATCTTCGGTCTCAGTAATGCGTTTGGGGATGGAAAAGCTTATCCACCCTTGGACCAAGCGGCTGATTTTGGTTTTGAAAGCAATGACCTGAATCGTCGCAGTGTAAACGACAATACTGTCTTCAGCAACCGTCTGCGTTTAGGTTTAGCCACCACCTTTACAGGGGAAGATCTGTTGTGGACCCGGCTTGATGCAGGGAATACCAATGATTTCCTCCGGGCAACGGGGACGCCAATGGCAACGCTGAGCTATGCCTACGATAATGGCAACGACATTCAGCTTGGCCAGTTGTACTACAAGTTCCCGATGGGCGATCGCGTCCAGGTGACCATTGGTACGGCTGGCTTGGACTTTGACGATATCTCGCCGACCACGTTCAACCCAATCTATGGGGATGGCATCAATGCGATTTCCCGGTTCGCCGATCGCAACCCGTTTGTTTACCGTGCCGGTACCGGGTCCAATGCGGGGGCTGGGGTTAACTTCTGGTTTGGTAAAGATCGCAAGGTTGCTTTGACAGCAGCTTACCTGGCGAGCGATGCGGGTAATCCCGCCGATAAGAACGGCCTGTTCAACGGTGACAACACCATTGTGGGCCAGTTAATGTTTGCCCCCAGCGAGAGTTTGGAATTGGGCTTTGCCTACACCCACTCCTACTACCCCGGTGGGGATCTGCCAGGTTTGTCTGCGCTGACGGGTAGTTGGAATGCCAATGCTCCCTTTGGCCGCAGCGCAACGTCGATGAATACCTACAACGGTATGCTGAACTGGCGGATTTCGCCGAAGTTTGCCTTTGGCGGCTGGGTTGGTTTTGGGGATGCCCACAATCAGTCAGGGGCTAGCCGCAACGCTGATCTCTGGACTTGGGCAGCCGTACTAGCTTTCCCTGATCTGGGTAAGGAAGGGAACCTGGGTGGTCTGGTGATTGGGATGCCGCCGAAGGTCAGCTATAACGATCGTAGCCGCTTTGAAGATGAAGATACCTCGCTGCACATTGAGGGCTTCTACAAGTTCCAGGTGAATGACTTTATTGCCATCACGCCGGGTGTTTATGTGATTACTAACCCCAATCACAACAGTAACAACGATACGGTTTGGGTGGGCACGCTGCGCACCACCTTCCAGTTCTAA
- a CDS encoding RrF2 family transcriptional regulator yields the protein MELSCKSEYALLALLELARTYQSGEPLQIRQIAAQQHIPDRYLEQLLATLRRGGFVRSQRGAKGGYTLARDPWQISLLDVINCIEGLDSQAADTKQASQTVEGTIIHEVWQEAQSAVDSVFQRYTLQDLATQRDARRQRNLMYYI from the coding sequence GTGGAACTGTCTTGTAAAAGTGAATACGCGCTCTTGGCGCTGTTGGAGTTGGCGAGGACTTATCAGAGTGGGGAACCCCTGCAAATCCGCCAGATTGCTGCCCAACAGCACATTCCCGATCGCTATCTAGAGCAATTGCTAGCGACCCTGCGCCGGGGTGGGTTTGTGCGATCGCAGCGGGGGGCGAAGGGGGGCTACACCTTAGCCCGGGATCCTTGGCAAATTAGCCTACTGGATGTGATCAATTGTATTGAGGGACTGGACTCCCAGGCAGCCGATACCAAGCAGGCCAGCCAGACGGTTGAGGGTACAATTATTCATGAGGTTTGGCAAGAGGCCCAATCGGCGGTGGATTCGGTTTTCCAGCGCTATACCTTGCAGGATTTAGCCACCCAACGGGATGCCAGACGCCAACGTAATTTGATGTATTACATCTAA
- a CDS encoding M48 family metallopeptidase, with product MSSVKSPLIGLSANQFRHPLDLEATNALKQLPGLDLVIRSFLGPMAEQFLYLDNIASGILVGEQQLPDLYQLLLDACRILELEPPQLYVRQNPVPNAYTFAMRGKQPFMVIHTSLLELLNPDEIQAVMAHELGHLKCDHGVYLTLANLMILAAGQLPSLGGAIAQNLQAQIMEWLRCAELTCDRAALLVTRDPKIIISLLMKLTGGSPSLANQLNVDAFLAQARAYDAATQTPIGEALRQAHTTSLTHPVPVLRAREIDRWANSPAYHSLIQGDRLRQPGNATPKRGWRNW from the coding sequence ATGTCTTCTGTCAAATCCCCCTTAATCGGCTTGAGCGCGAACCAATTTCGCCATCCTCTGGATTTAGAAGCAACCAATGCGCTTAAACAGTTGCCGGGGCTGGATCTGGTCATTCGTAGCTTTTTAGGGCCAATGGCGGAGCAGTTCCTCTATCTGGACAATATCGCGTCGGGGATTTTGGTCGGCGAACAGCAGTTGCCCGATTTATACCAGCTATTGTTGGACGCCTGTCGCATCCTGGAGTTGGAACCGCCCCAGCTTTACGTGCGCCAAAATCCGGTGCCCAATGCCTATACCTTCGCCATGCGGGGGAAGCAGCCGTTTATGGTCATCCATACTTCCCTCCTGGAATTGCTCAATCCTGACGAAATCCAGGCGGTCATGGCCCACGAACTAGGACATCTTAAGTGTGATCATGGGGTTTATCTGACCCTGGCTAACTTGATGATTTTGGCTGCTGGCCAGTTGCCGAGTCTGGGGGGGGCGATCGCCCAAAACCTGCAAGCTCAAATTATGGAATGGCTACGCTGTGCGGAATTGACCTGCGATCGCGCCGCCCTGCTGGTGACTCGTGATCCCAAAATCATTATTTCCCTGCTGATGAAACTGACCGGCGGGTCTCCGAGTCTGGCGAACCAACTGAATGTGGATGCCTTCCTGGCTCAGGCACGGGCCTATGACGCGGCAACCCAAACGCCGATCGGTGAAGCCTTGCGGCAAGCCCATACTACCTCCCTCACCCATCCGGTTCCGGTTTTGCGCGCGCGCGAGATTGATCGCTGGGCCAATAGTCCGGCCTATCACAGTTTGATTCAGGGAGACCGGCTACGGCAACCGGGAAACGCGACTCCTAAGAGGGGGTGGCGGAACTGGTAG
- a CDS encoding J domain-containing protein — MVAPTHYEVLAIAPTATQAEIKQAYRQLVRRIHPDNNRETADPVRLTQVNAAYEVLSNPRQRSIYDRQLQSLGNSNGTEPSDGSAWASQSQRTATAQRQHQQQRQQNQASAQYLQDWLQQVYGPVDRLVEGILTSLRTQIDELAADPFDDDLMLAFQGYLESCRGDWQVAQRQFRSCPNPKHAAGVAVHLYYCLDRLGDGLDELEAFPFNYNDQHLHTGQELFRIAANLRREAQLALSHLHGR; from the coding sequence ATGGTAGCCCCAACCCATTACGAGGTCTTAGCGATCGCCCCCACCGCGACTCAGGCAGAGATCAAGCAAGCCTATCGTCAATTAGTCCGGCGTATTCATCCGGATAATAATCGGGAAACCGCAGACCCAGTCCGTCTGACCCAGGTGAATGCGGCTTATGAAGTGTTAAGCAATCCCCGTCAGCGATCGATCTACGATCGGCAACTTCAGAGCTTGGGAAACTCCAACGGGACAGAACCCAGCGACGGGTCAGCTTGGGCGAGCCAATCCCAGCGCACAGCGACTGCCCAACGGCAGCATCAGCAACAACGCCAGCAAAACCAGGCCAGTGCTCAATACCTACAAGATTGGCTCCAGCAGGTGTATGGTCCCGTCGATCGCCTGGTTGAGGGTATCTTGACCTCCCTGCGTACCCAAATTGATGAATTAGCGGCTGATCCCTTTGACGATGATCTAATGCTGGCGTTTCAAGGCTATTTGGAATCCTGTCGAGGGGATTGGCAGGTTGCGCAACGCCAATTTCGATCGTGTCCCAATCCCAAACATGCCGCTGGTGTTGCCGTTCATTTGTACTATTGTCTCGATCGTCTGGGTGATGGCCTTGATGAATTAGAAGCCTTTCCCTTCAACTACAACGATCAGCACCTACACACAGGTCAAGAATTGTTTCGTATCGCTGCCAATTTGCGCCGCGAGGCCCAGCTTGCACTCAGCCACTTACATGGCAGATAA